A genomic region of Campylobacter corcagiensis contains the following coding sequences:
- a CDS encoding rhodanese-like domain-containing protein, translating into MKKVVFGLVFGSSLLFGDIINIDVTPEIIEDENLQILDVRTPSEFLEGHIEKAIWIPIKNDDETSLNYAFVKQVLSSKLDPKKPIGVICKAGSRSGVAAKMLDGRGFEKIINLQGGMKALKEKYNYEKIEKSEVVDTEELIEKYGYKKK; encoded by the coding sequence ATGAAAAAAGTTGTTTTTGGTTTGGTTTTTGGCTCATCTCTTTTATTTGGTGATATTATAAATATAGATGTCACGCCTGAAATCATAGAAGATGAAAATTTACAAATTCTAGATGTTAGAACTCCAAGTGAATTTTTAGAAGGACATATTGAAAAAGCAATTTGGATTCCTATTAAAAATGATGATGAAACTTCGCTAAATTACGCTTTTGTGAAACAAGTACTAAGTTCAAAGCTAGATCCTAAAAAACCTATTGGGGTTATTTGTAAAGCTGGTAGTAGAAGCGGTGTAGCTGCTAAGATGTTGGATGGAAGAGGCTTTGAGAAGATTATTAATTTACAAGGTGGAATGAAAGCTTTAAAAGAGAAATATAACTATGAAAAAATAGAAAAAAGCGAAGTTGTAGATACAGAAGAGTTAATAGAAAAATATGGATATAAGAAAAAATAA
- a CDS encoding aspartate ammonia-lyase, producing MATRKEHDFIGELEISDDVYYGVQTFRAVENFKMTGRQIKDYPFFVKAFAQIKKAAALANKEVGVLCPERADAIAKAADKIIAGEYLDQFVVDMIQGGAGTSTNMNANEVITNVALEILGHKKGEYKYLHANDHTNLGQSTNDTYPSSIKVATYAKLDDLLKAMELLVSELEKKGTDFKDMIKMGRTELEDAVPTTLGNTFNAFASYVKADIENIKKAKDLMSYLNMGATAIGTGINCHPDYKKAVHKHLSQITGNEFKPAENFIAATQDTADFVQVSASLKTAAVRLSKIANDLRLMNSGPRCGLAEIELPKMQPGSSIMPGKVNPVIAEVVGEACYEVMGNDVTIMLCSERGEFELNAFEPGIAYALFNSLVVLENAYITLANKAIKELKPKPENCLNLVLNSVGIVTAFNPVIGYENSASIAKEALETGKSVGDIAIQRGLLTKEEVDKLLDPKSMLNPHMDHTGK from the coding sequence ATGGCAACAAGAAAAGAACACGATTTTATCGGTGAGTTAGAAATTAGCGACGATGTCTATTATGGTGTCCAAACTTTTAGAGCGGTTGAAAACTTTAAAATGACTGGAAGACAGATCAAAGACTATCCATTCTTTGTAAAAGCTTTTGCTCAAATCAAAAAAGCAGCAGCCTTAGCAAATAAAGAAGTTGGAGTTTTATGCCCTGAAAGAGCTGATGCGATAGCAAAAGCAGCTGATAAAATTATCGCTGGTGAGTATTTAGATCAATTTGTTGTAGATATGATTCAAGGTGGTGCTGGAACATCAACAAATATGAACGCAAACGAAGTTATCACAAATGTTGCGTTAGAAATTTTAGGTCATAAAAAAGGCGAGTATAAATATCTCCACGCAAATGATCACACAAATTTAGGTCAAAGCACAAACGATACTTATCCAAGTTCTATCAAAGTTGCAACTTATGCAAAACTAGATGATCTATTAAAAGCTATGGAACTTTTAGTAAGCGAACTTGAGAAAAAAGGCACTGACTTCAAAGATATGATAAAAATGGGAAGAACAGAACTTGAAGATGCCGTTCCTACCACACTTGGAAATACCTTTAACGCTTTTGCAAGCTATGTAAAAGCTGATATTGAAAACATTAAAAAAGCAAAAGATTTAATGAGCTATTTAAACATGGGTGCAACAGCTATCGGAACAGGTATCAACTGCCATCCAGATTATAAAAAAGCAGTTCATAAACATCTTAGCCAAATTACAGGAAATGAGTTTAAACCAGCTGAAAATTTCATAGCTGCTACTCAAGATACAGCTGATTTTGTTCAAGTTAGTGCTAGTTTAAAAACAGCTGCTGTAAGACTTTCAAAAATAGCAAATGACTTGAGATTAATGAACTCAGGTCCAAGATGCGGTTTAGCTGAAATCGAACTTCCAAAAATGCAACCAGGTAGTTCAATCATGCCAGGAAAAGTAAATCCAGTTATAGCTGAAGTTGTTGGTGAGGCTTGCTATGAAGTTATGGGAAATGATGTAACAATCATGCTTTGTTCAGAAAGAGGAGAGTTTGAACTAAATGCGTTTGAACCAGGAATCGCATATGCACTATTTAACTCACTTGTAGTTTTAGAAAATGCATATATTACCCTAGCAAACAAAGCTATAAAAGAACTAAAACCAAAACCTGAAAACTGCTTAAATTTAGTTCTTAATTCAGTTGGTATAGTAACTGCCTTTAACCCAGTAATTGGCTATGAAAACTCAGCATCAATTGCAAAAGAAGCACTTGAAACTGGCAAATCAGTAGGTGATATTGCGATCCAAAGAGGTCTTTTAACAAAAGAAGAAGTTGATAAACTTCTAGATCCAAAAAGCATGTTAAACCCTCATATGGATCATACTGGTAAATAG
- a CDS encoding anaerobic C4-dicarboxylate transporter produces MDVSIILQIIVLLGAIFLGVKLGGIGIGYAGGLGVIVLTIGLGLKMGSIPWDVILIIASVISAIGAMQVAGGLDYLVQLAEKILRKNPKHINFLAPAVTYFLTIFAGTGHTAFSMIPVIAEVAKGQNIKPSVPLSIAVVASQIAITASPVSAAVIFMAGDMALGGLGISYPILLAIWIPTTFAGCMVTALIMNLLWKQDLDKDPVYLDRLSKGLVAAPQKEGTYKELPAGAKTSVIIFLVGIILVVLYASAISPQFKLIENVKLPRDGAIMSIMLTIGALIVMICKIDVDKVPLQSTFRSGMTACICVLGVAWLGDTFVSNHTEEIKGLAGDLVSQYPVLLSVALFFASMLLYSQAATAKALVPTVIAALGLTATNNGDAYILVASFAAVSALFVLPTYPTLLGAVQMDDTGTTRIGKYVFNHAFFLPGVLAIAFSVGFGFILAPILM; encoded by the coding sequence ATGGACGTTTCAATTATTTTACAAATTATTGTTCTATTAGGAGCGATATTTCTAGGTGTTAAGCTAGGTGGTATCGGCATTGGTTATGCTGGTGGACTTGGCGTTATAGTTTTAACCATCGGACTTGGCTTAAAAATGGGAAGCATTCCATGGGATGTTATTTTAATCATCGCTTCTGTTATTTCAGCCATTGGGGCGATGCAAGTTGCTGGAGGGCTTGATTATTTAGTTCAATTAGCTGAAAAAATACTTAGGAAAAACCCAAAACATATAAATTTCCTAGCTCCAGCTGTAACTTACTTTTTAACAATATTTGCTGGAACAGGTCATACTGCATTTTCTATGATACCAGTTATCGCAGAAGTTGCAAAAGGTCAAAACATTAAGCCTTCCGTTCCGCTATCAATTGCAGTTGTAGCTTCACAAATAGCAATTACAGCAAGTCCAGTATCAGCTGCAGTTATTTTTATGGCTGGTGATATGGCACTTGGTGGGCTTGGAATTTCTTATCCGATACTTCTAGCTATTTGGATTCCAACAACATTTGCAGGTTGTATGGTAACAGCTTTGATTATGAACTTACTTTGGAAGCAAGATTTAGATAAAGACCCAGTTTATTTAGATAGACTTTCAAAAGGTTTAGTTGCAGCTCCACAAAAAGAAGGAACTTATAAAGAGCTTCCAGCAGGTGCAAAAACTTCTGTTATTATCTTTTTAGTTGGAATTATCTTAGTTGTTTTATATGCTTCAGCAATTAGCCCTCAATTTAAACTAATCGAAAATGTCAAACTTCCTAGAGATGGTGCGATTATGAGTATTATGCTTACAATTGGTGCGTTAATTGTTATGATTTGTAAGATTGATGTTGATAAAGTTCCACTTCAAAGCACATTTAGAAGCGGTATGACTGCTTGTATCTGCGTTTTAGGTGTTGCGTGGCTTGGAGATACTTTTGTATCAAACCACACAGAAGAGATCAAAGGCTTAGCTGGTGATTTAGTAAGTCAGTATCCTGTATTATTATCAGTAGCGTTATTTTTTGCAAGTATGCTTCTTTACTCACAAGCAGCAACTGCAAAAGCTTTGGTTCCTACTGTTATAGCAGCCCTTGGATTAACTGCTACAAATAACGGCGATGCTTATATCTTAGTTGCATCATTTGCAGCTGTTTCTGCACTATTTGTTCTACCAACCTACCCTACACTTCTTGGTGCAGTTCAAATGGACGATACAGGAACAACAAGAATTGGAAAATATGTATTTAACCACGCATTTTTCTTGCCAGGAGTTTTAGCTATAGCTTTCTCAGTAGGCTTTGGCTTTATTCTAGCACCGATTTTAATGTAA
- the mog gene encoding molybdopterin adenylyltransferase, which yields MQKIKIGIITLSDRASSGEYEDRSGVAIKELLEKWLLNDVEYFYKVIPDDYDMVKSSLIEFSDEKKCDMIITTGGTGPAKRDITPEATEAVCDKILPGFGELMRLESLKYVPTAILSRQIAGTRKSSFIINLPGQPKAIRECLEPVFPAIPYCIDLIEGSRIETDEKVMKVFRPKGK from the coding sequence ATGCAAAAAATTAAAATAGGTATCATTACGCTAAGTGATAGAGCAAGTAGTGGAGAGTATGAAGACAGATCAGGCGTTGCTATAAAAGAACTTCTTGAAAAGTGGTTATTAAACGATGTGGAGTATTTTTATAAGGTAATTCCTGATGATTATGATATGGTTAAATCAAGCCTTATAGAATTCTCTGATGAAAAAAAGTGTGATATGATCATCACAACTGGTGGAACAGGACCTGCAAAAAGAGATATAACTCCAGAGGCTACAGAAGCTGTATGTGATAAGATTCTACCTGGGTTTGGCGAACTTATGAGACTAGAAAGTCTTAAGTATGTTCCAACAGCTATCTTATCTCGCCAAATAGCTGGAACTAGAAAAAGTAGTTTTATTATAAATTTGCCAGGTCAACCAAAAGCGATTAGAGAGTGTTTAGAGCCTGTTTTTCCTGCTATTCCTTACTGTATAGACCTAATAGAAGGTTCAAGAATAGAAACTGATGAAAAGGTTATGAAGGTTTTTCGCCCAAAAGGAAAATAG
- a CDS encoding AAA family ATPase: MRSKIAEILQKLKPNKLNIILIFLFILIFLLSFVYFRNPSIYISKAEYDSLIDNKAITKATLDDGKIYLKYNGKDYIVLEDAVDLKELFGVTKIEKANESSFWVDFIILAIMVFLLIFAIDKILKNAPARKIIVEQKGLANSTNSSNFSFTPSISNIKFSDVAGIDEVKSELVEIVDFLKNPIKYRNFGIKLPKGVIMAGPPGVGKTLIAKAVAGESGVPFYYESGANFSQMYVGLGAKRVRELFANAKANAPSIIFIDEIDAIGKSRGEGRNDEREVTLNQLLTEMDGFEENSGVIVIAATNKIDMIDDALLRPGRFDRRIFISLPNFKDRIEILKLHLKGKANSADITKLSRMSVGFSGAGLATFVNEAMINAIRRGSEILELSDFESVKNKVLIGKKKDLVLSEKEKEIQALYQGAKALSAYWYSVNFSKINLLEDDFLKDDSEIESKTTLENKLKVYLSGMAALKIYKEDSFSNSKHDVKKALNLANIMIFDYAMGDEIMPSQQVVESLLKKNFDEVSEFLSSMGSSLVSVSKYLFAFETVTADKIKEILSKEYDGEENAKN; this comes from the coding sequence ATGAGATCAAAGATAGCGGAAATTTTGCAAAAGCTTAAACCAAACAAGCTAAATATAATACTTATATTTTTATTTATACTTATATTTTTACTTAGTTTTGTCTATTTTAGAAATCCATCTATTTATATCTCAAAAGCCGAATATGACTCACTTATTGACAACAAAGCCATAACAAAAGCAACTCTTGATGATGGCAAAATTTATCTTAAGTATAATGGCAAAGATTACATTGTTTTAGAAGATGCGGTTGATTTAAAAGAGCTTTTTGGCGTGACCAAGATAGAAAAAGCTAATGAATCATCTTTTTGGGTTGATTTTATAATTCTTGCCATTATGGTTTTTCTACTAATTTTTGCTATTGATAAAATTCTTAAAAATGCTCCAGCAAGAAAGATTATAGTAGAACAAAAAGGTTTAGCAAATAGCACAAACTCATCAAATTTTAGTTTTACTCCATCAATTTCAAATATTAAATTTAGCGATGTAGCAGGGATTGATGAAGTTAAAAGCGAACTTGTAGAGATAGTTGATTTTCTTAAAAACCCTATAAAATATCGAAATTTTGGCATCAAACTTCCAAAAGGAGTTATTATGGCTGGACCTCCTGGAGTTGGTAAAACACTTATAGCAAAAGCCGTAGCTGGCGAGTCAGGCGTGCCATTTTACTATGAAAGTGGAGCAAATTTTAGCCAGATGTATGTTGGTTTGGGAGCTAAAAGAGTTCGTGAGCTTTTTGCAAATGCTAAAGCAAATGCTCCAAGTATAATCTTTATAGATGAGATTGATGCTATTGGCAAAAGTAGGGGTGAGGGGCGAAATGATGAGCGTGAAGTAACTCTTAATCAGCTTCTAACTGAAATGGATGGATTTGAGGAAAATAGTGGTGTTATAGTTATCGCTGCTACAAATAAAATAGACATGATAGATGATGCTTTGCTTCGTCCTGGAAGGTTTGATAGAAGAATTTTTATCTCACTTCCAAATTTTAAAGATAGAATTGAAATTTTAAAACTTCACCTAAAAGGAAAAGCAAACTCAGCTGATATAACAAAATTATCAAGAATGAGTGTTGGTTTTAGTGGTGCTGGACTTGCTACATTTGTAAATGAAGCTATGATAAATGCTATAAGAAGGGGTAGTGAGATTTTAGAGCTTAGTGATTTTGAAAGTGTTAAAAATAAAGTTTTAATAGGCAAAAAAAAGGATCTTGTCTTAAGTGAAAAAGAAAAAGAGATCCAAGCTCTTTATCAAGGAGCTAAGGCTTTAAGTGCATACTGGTATAGTGTAAATTTCTCTAAAATAAATCTTTTAGAAGATGATTTTTTAAAAGACGATAGTGAGATTGAGTCAAAAACAACACTTGAGAATAAACTAAAAGTCTATCTAAGCGGTATGGCTGCACTTAAGATTTATAAAGAAGATAGCTTTAGTAACTCAAAACACGATGTCAAAAAGGCACTAAATTTGGCAAATATTATGATATTTGATTATGCTATGGGTGATGAAATTATGCCAAGCCAGCAAGTGGTAGAGAGTTTGCTTAAGAAAAACTTTGATGAAGTTAGTGAATTTTTATCAAGTATGGGCTCTAGTTTGGTTAGTGTATCAAAATATCTTTTTGCTTTTGAGACTGTTACTGCAGATAAGATTAAAGAGATATTATCAAAAGAGTATGATGGAGAAGAAAATGCAAAAAATTAA
- the mtaB gene encoding tRNA (N(6)-L-threonylcarbamoyladenosine(37)-C(2))-methylthiotransferase MtaB: MKVYFKTFGCRTNIYDSEIMKNSINFDEICNDESLADTIVVNSCTVTNGADSDVRTYISRMKRAGKRVLLTGCGAVFKGKELLDDGKVDGVFGMSRKLEISDFLKNSTKFYEFGDSSTTEKGSVTNFSNHSKAFLKIQEGCNFKCSYCIIPHVRGIARSESEEKLLNEAKNLVENGFCEIVLTGTNIGSYGSDSGTNLGELLKKLSLIKGIKRIRLGSLEPSQIDDSFREILKESWLERHLHIALQHTSQKMLSLMRRRNTAIKDIELFCELSDMGFALGTDFIVGHPGESDEIWSEALSNFKKFPLTHIHAFIYSKRDGTRSAELLKEFGEINGKISKQRLKEIQNIVNLNNLEFRKKLYNEPLNVLFEQKNGEFWSGFDQFYNRVYLKSDQDLRNKFIEVRDYEIKDSGNFAKA, from the coding sequence TTGAAAGTATACTTTAAGACATTTGGCTGTAGGACAAATATCTACGATAGTGAAATTATGAAAAATTCTATAAATTTTGATGAAATTTGTAATGATGAGAGTTTGGCTGATACTATAGTTGTAAATTCTTGCACAGTTACAAATGGCGCAGATAGCGATGTAAGAACCTATATAAGCCGTATGAAAAGAGCTGGAAAAAGAGTTCTTTTAACAGGGTGTGGAGCTGTTTTTAAAGGCAAAGAGCTTTTAGATGATGGCAAGGTTGATGGCGTTTTTGGTATGAGTAGAAAGCTTGAAATTTCAGATTTTTTAAAAAATAGTACTAAATTTTATGAATTTGGAGATAGCTCTACAACTGAAAAAGGAAGTGTAACAAATTTCTCTAATCACTCAAAAGCTTTTCTTAAAATTCAAGAGGGTTGTAACTTTAAATGTAGCTACTGTATAATTCCTCATGTAAGGGGTATTGCAAGAAGTGAAAGTGAAGAAAAACTTCTTAACGAAGCAAAAAATTTAGTAGAAAATGGCTTTTGTGAAATAGTTTTAACAGGCACAAATATCGGAAGTTATGGAAGTGATAGTGGCACAAATTTAGGTGAACTTCTTAAAAAACTTAGTCTTATAAAAGGCATTAAAAGAATAAGACTTGGAAGTTTAGAGCCATCTCAGATAGATGATAGTTTTAGAGAAATTTTAAAAGAGAGTTGGCTAGAAAGGCATCTTCATATCGCACTTCAACACACAAGTCAAAAGATGCTAAGCTTAATGAGGCGAAGAAATACAGCGATTAAAGATATAGAGCTATTTTGTGAACTTAGCGATATGGGATTTGCTTTAGGAACGGATTTTATAGTAGGGCATCCAGGAGAGAGTGATGAAATTTGGAGTGAAGCTTTGAGTAACTTTAAAAAATTTCCACTAACTCATATCCATGCTTTTATCTACTCAAAAAGAGATGGTACAAGAAGTGCTGAACTACTTAAAGAATTTGGAGAAATTAATGGTAAAATTTCTAAACAAAGACTTAAAGAGATTCAAAATATAGTAAATTTAAACAATTTAGAATTTAGAAAAAAGCTGTATAATGAGCCACTAAATGTTCTGTTTGAGCAAAAAAACGGCGAGTTTTGGAGTGGATTTGATCAGTTTTATAACAGAGTTTATCTAAAAAGCGATCAAGACTTAAGAAATAAATTTATAGAGGTTAGAGATTATGAGATCAAAGATAGCGGAAATTTTGCAAAAGCTTAA
- a CDS encoding mechanosensitive ion channel family protein, with translation MIRIFLSLFLIAQILVAKPADINASEANKTESNKTKSSIIEANKTDDQNLTSIAVEDLKKQILAIDSSIKDNVWYLQYKNYQTYQELIKNKISLEKELKRVKKADEKESINSELRVVNEQISLLGEYENSPFTSMLDADELTSYEKIKSPLGILYALSYIKQIMFERDEYRVNLASLGTLIDRLSEKKNLLRSILNYIPNDQNISKDIELIQVGLNELRAAKATGDSTYQVYSTKIEDRIATVRSDIKVQTKRAINVGIVIGFIIIISILMKFIAKKSIKDNERFYMTNKVINFINFFIIIFILLFAFIDNVSYFVTFLGFASAGLAIAMKDMFMSMLGWFVIMIGGTFRVGDRIKVRKINGETYVGDIIDISVLRMTIYEDVTMITTKEHRRAGRIIFVPNNYIFTELISNYTHSGMKTVWDGIDILLTFDSNYQKATYIVKNIARQYSKGYTDIAKKQMNKLRSQYSIKSPSVEPRIFHFFDAYGIKISVWYMTNSYATLALRSTISGEILEAFRKENDIKIAYPSQTLYLKEKDDLARHVLQTQKHETNNEAKEELA, from the coding sequence ATGATAAGAATTTTTCTAAGCTTATTTTTAATAGCTCAAATTTTAGTAGCAAAACCAGCAGATATTAATGCCTCTGAAGCTAACAAAACAGAGTCAAATAAGACCAAATCAAGTATAATTGAAGCTAATAAAACAGATGATCAAAATCTTACTTCTATAGCGGTTGAAGATTTAAAAAAGCAGATCTTAGCAATTGATTCTTCCATTAAAGATAATGTCTGGTATCTTCAGTATAAAAACTATCAAACTTATCAAGAGCTTATAAAAAACAAAATTTCACTAGAAAAAGAGTTAAAAAGAGTTAAAAAAGCTGATGAAAAAGAGAGTATAAATTCTGAATTAAGGGTTGTAAATGAGCAAATTTCACTACTTGGAGAGTATGAAAATAGTCCATTTACATCTATGCTTGATGCAGATGAATTAACATCATATGAAAAGATTAAAAGCCCTTTAGGGATACTGTATGCACTATCTTATATAAAACAGATAATGTTTGAAAGAGATGAGTATAGAGTAAATCTGGCCTCTTTAGGCACTCTTATAGATAGACTTAGTGAGAAGAAAAATCTTTTAAGATCAATACTAAATTATATTCCAAATGATCAAAATATATCTAAGGATATTGAGTTAATTCAAGTTGGATTAAACGAACTTCGTGCTGCCAAAGCAACTGGAGATAGTACTTATCAAGTTTACTCTACAAAGATAGAAGATAGAATAGCAACAGTTAGAAGCGATATCAAAGTCCAAACAAAAAGAGCTATAAATGTAGGTATAGTGATAGGGTTTATCATTATTATATCAATTTTGATGAAATTTATTGCTAAAAAATCCATTAAGGATAATGAACGTTTTTATATGACAAACAAGGTCATAAATTTTATAAATTTCTTTATAATTATCTTTATTTTACTCTTTGCTTTTATTGATAATGTTTCATATTTTGTTACATTTTTAGGATTTGCTTCTGCTGGTTTGGCAATTGCTATGAAAGATATGTTTATGAGCATGCTTGGCTGGTTTGTTATTATGATTGGTGGAACATTTAGAGTTGGAGATAGAATTAAGGTTAGAAAGATTAATGGTGAGACATATGTAGGAGATATCATTGATATATCGGTTCTTAGAATGACTATATATGAAGATGTTACGATGATAACTACCAAAGAACACCGCCGTGCTGGTAGGATTATTTTCGTTCCAAATAACTATATATTTACAGAACTTATCTCAAACTATACTCATAGTGGGATGAAAACAGTATGGGATGGTATTGATATCTTACTTACATTTGATAGTAACTACCAAAAAGCAACTTATATTGTTAAAAACATCGCTCGTCAATACTCAAAAGGATATACAGATATAGCAAAAAAACAGATGAATAAACTAAGGAGTCAGTATAGTATAAAAAGCCCAAGTGTTGAGCCTAGAATTTTTCACTTTTTTGATGCTTATGGCATAAAAATAAGCGTTTGGTATATGACTAACTCATATGCAACTTTAGCTTTAAGAAGTACTATATCTGGAGAAATTTTAGAAGCTTTTAGAAAAGAAAATGACATTAAAATAGCCTATCCAAGCCAGACTTTATATTTAAAAGAAAAAGATGATTTAGCAAGGCATGTTTTACAAACTCAAAAACATGAAACAAATAACGAAGCAAAGGAAGAGTTAGCTTGA
- the aroB gene encoding 3-dehydroquinate synthase, with amino-acid sequence MTVDINLDKNSYKIYINELENLEFDGSVGVVTNQTVGALWLADLLGRIKAKSVTLIAIPDGEAYKNLDTLNLILEQLFNAKLDRKSTLIALGGGVVSDITGFAASIYQRGIDFINIPTTLLSMVDASVGGKTGINNKFGKNLIGSFYQPKAVYCHTKYLKTLPNREFSAGVAEAIKMAVMFDGKFFEFFKKSDLKAKDDVIYLIEKCVKIKADIVNQDEKESGIRAVLNYGHTFAHVIENQTNYSKFLHGEAVAIGINMANNLAQKLGLLSKDESKQVREVLEKFSLPVSYKIKDTKNFYEHFKLDKKSLNSKIKFILPNGIGNFKIKDDVKEELVIQTLKEFI; translated from the coding sequence ATGACAGTAGATATTAACTTAGATAAAAACAGCTATAAAATTTATATAAATGAACTTGAAAATTTAGAGTTTGATGGTTCTGTTGGAGTTGTAACAAACCAAACTGTTGGGGCTTTATGGTTAGCTGATCTGCTTGGAAGGATAAAAGCTAAAAGCGTTACACTTATAGCAATTCCAGATGGTGAAGCTTATAAAAATTTAGACACTCTAAATTTGATTCTTGAACAGCTTTTTAACGCTAAACTTGATAGAAAAAGCACTTTAATAGCTCTTGGTGGTGGAGTAGTAAGTGATATTACGGGCTTTGCTGCAAGCATTTATCAAAGAGGGATAGATTTTATAAATATACCAACTACGCTTTTATCTATGGTTGATGCAAGTGTGGGTGGAAAAACTGGTATAAATAATAAATTTGGTAAAAATTTAATTGGGAGTTTTTATCAACCAAAGGCTGTTTACTGTCATACAAAATACCTAAAAACACTTCCAAATCGTGAATTTAGTGCAGGTGTTGCAGAAGCTATTAAAATGGCTGTAATGTTTGATGGTAAGTTTTTTGAATTTTTTAAAAAAAGCGATCTTAAAGCTAAAGATGATGTGATTTATCTAATAGAAAAATGTGTAAAAATAAAAGCTGATATTGTTAATCAAGATGAAAAAGAAAGTGGCATAAGGGCGGTTTTAAACTACGGACACACATTTGCTCATGTAATAGAAAATCAAACAAACTACTCTAAATTTTTGCACGGCGAAGCTGTGGCAATTGGTATAAATATGGCAAATAATTTAGCACAAAAACTAGGGCTTTTAAGCAAAGATGAGAGTAAGCAAGTGCGTGAAGTTTTGGAAAAATTTAGCCTTCCAGTAAGCTATAAAATAAAAGATACTAAAAATTTTTATGAACATTTTAAGCTTGATAAAAAGTCACTAAACTCTAAGATAAAATTCATACTGCCAAATGGAATTGGAAATTTTAAGATTAAAGATGATGTAAAAGAAGAGCTAGTAATCCAAACCTTAAAAGAGTTTATATGA